One genomic segment of Brassica napus cultivar Da-Ae chromosome A3, Da-Ae, whole genome shotgun sequence includes these proteins:
- the LOC106419732 gene encoding uncharacterized protein LOC106419732 codes for MMLLIIVAILVCLVCYIYRTLKPPPSRICGTPRGPPVTARRVKLSDGRHLAYRESGVDRDNAKYKIIVVHGFGSSKHMDFPISKGLVEELGLYFVFFDRAGYGQSDPHPSRTIKSEAYDIQELADKLNLGPKFYVIGVSLGAYSVYSCLKYIPHRLAGAVLVVPFVSYWWTKVPQNMLSEALKLLPETDQWTFRVAHYVPWLLYWWLTQKLFTSSSVISGGKALRSNKDLVIIKKKQENPNPLMKKARQQGDHECLHRDMIAGFTTWEFDPTELENPFEEGVGSVHMWQGMEDKMIPREINQYISKRLPWIKYHEVPGYGHLLNAEEEKCEDIIKALLVSDD; via the exons ATGATGCTTTTGATCATCGTTGCGATCCTTGTCTGCCTTGTATGCTACATTTACCGAACACTGAAGCCTCCACCATCGCGAATCTGCGGTACTCCTCGTGGTCCTCCGGTTACTGCTCGGAGAGTCAAGCTCAGTGATGGACGACATCTTGCTTATAGAGAATCTGGCGTTGATAGAGACAACGCTAAGTACAAGATCATCGTCGTTCATGGATTTGGCAGCTCCAAACATATGGATTTTCCTATCTCTAAG GGTCTTGTTGAGGAGCTAGgtctatattttgtgtttttcgATAGAGCAGGATATGGACAAAGTGATCCACACCCTTCACGCACAATCAAAAGCGAAGCATACGACATTCAAGAACTTGCAGATAAACTCAATCTCGGACCAAAGTTCTACGTTATAGGGGTATCACTCGGTGCATACTCCGTTTATAGCTGCCTCAAATACATTCCTCACAG ATTAGCTGGAGCAGTCTTAGTGGTTCCATTTGTGAGCTACTGGTGGACTAAAGTGCCTCAAAACATGTTGAGTGAAGCGCTCAAGCTACTACCAGAAACGGACCAGTGGACCTTTAGAGTGGCTCATTATGTTCCTTGGCTCTTGTATTGGTGGTTGACACAAAAGTTGTTTACTTCTTCGAGTGTAATCTCTGGGGGCAAAGCCTTACGCAGCAACAAAGATTTGGTCATCAtaaagaagaagcaagagaaTCCTAATCCTCTCAtg AAAAAAGCCAGGCAACAAGGAGACCATGAATGCCTTCACCGTGACATGATAGCTGGATTTACGACATGGGAGTTCGACCCAACTGAACTGGAAAATCCGTTTGAGGAAGGTGTAGGATCAGTCCACATGTGGCAAGGGATGGAAGATAAAATGATTCCTCGTGaaattaatcaatatatatcGAAGAGGCTTCCATGGATTAAGTACCATGAAGTCCCTGGCTATGGACATCTTCTAAACGCCGAGGAGGAGAAATGCGAAGACATTATAAAGGCTCTTCTTGTTAGTGATGATTAA